Within Nocardia terpenica, the genomic segment GCGCGCCGACCTTCCGGGAGCTGCTGGCCCGCGAGCAGGGCGTGGTGTTCGACGCCTTCGACCACCAGGAGGTGCCCTTCGACCTGGTCGTCGAGCACGTTCGCCCGGACCGGGAACTGAGCCACTCGCCGCTGTTCCGGACCGCGCTGGTGCTACAGAACACCGCGCTGCCGGAGCTGAGCGTGTCCGGCATCCGCGCCGAATACCTCGAGGTGCATTCGGCCACCGCGAAATTCGATGTGCTGGTGCAGCTGCGCCCGGTCGGGGACGAGATCGTCGGTGCGATCGAGTACGACACGGACCTCTACGACGAGGCGACCGCGGCGGGGCTGGCCCGGCACTTCGTGGCGCTGCTGGGGGCGGCGGTACAGCGGCCGGATATTCCGCTGGCGGAGTTGGATTTCCTGGAGGACGAGGAGCGCGAGCGGGCGATCGCGGCAGCGCTGCCCGGTGACGATATCGATGCCCCGAATGCCACCCTGCACGAGCTGTTCCGGGCCCAGGCGGCGCGGACGCCGGATGCGGTGGCGGTGACGTTCGGTGACGAGCACACGAGCTATGGCGAACTGGTTGCGGCGGCAAGCGATTTGGCGAGGGTGCTGCGGGGGCGCGGAATTGGGCTGGGTGACTTCGTCGGCATTCATCTGGAGCGGTCCGCCGATGTGGTGGTCGCGATTCTCGCGGTGCTCGAGGCGGGGGCCGCTTATGTGCCGCTGGATCCGATGAATCCGGGGGAGCGGATTTCGTTCATGATCTCGGATTCCGGTGCGCGGCTGGTTATTACGCAGGAGTCGCTGGCGGGGGCGCTGGGGGCGGAGGATGGGCCGGAGCTGCTGGTGGTGGACGGGGAGGTCCCGGCCAAAAGCACGCCGGGACCAAGGGAAGAAGGCACGCCGGGACCAAAGGAAGAAGGCGCGCCGGGGGCAGCGGAAGGCGGATCGTCCGTCGGCCCGCAGGACCCCTGCTATGTCATTTACACCTCCGGCTCCACCGGTGTGCCCAAGGGTGTGGTTATCGAGCACCGGAATGTGGTTCGGCTGTTTTCCGGGACCCGGCGGTGGTTCGATTTCGGGGCGGGGGATGTGTGGACGATGTTCCACTCCTACTCCTTCGATTTCGCGGTGTGGGAGATGTGGGGCGGGCTGTTGCACGGCGGGCGGGTCGTGGTGGTGCCGAGCGAGATCAGTAGGGCCGCGGAGGATTTCGCGGAGTTGGTGGTGCGGGAGGGTGTCACCGTGCTGAATCAGACGCCCTCGGCGTTCCTGCAACTGATTCCGGCGCTGGCGGGGGCGCGGGGGGACGAGCTGGCGCTGCGGTGGGTGGTGTTCGGCGGTGAGGCGCTGGACCTGCCGAGCCTGCGGCCCTGGTTCCAGCGGCACGGCGACCGCGCGCGGCTGATCAATATGTACGGCATTACCGAGACCACCGTGCACGTCACCTATCGCGAGGTGACCGCGGCCGATGTGGATTCCGCGGCGGGCAGCCTGATCGGCGTGCCGCTGCCGGATCTCGGCGTGCTGATCCTGGACCCGGCCGGGCGGCCGGTGCCGGACGGGGTCGCGGGCGAAATGTTCGTCAGCGGCGCGGGTGTCGGTCGGGGATATCTGAATCGCGACGAGCTGACCGCCCAGCGGTTCGTCCGGCACCCGCTGCTCGGCGAGCGGCGGCTGTACCGCACCGGCGATCTCGCCCGCCGCCGCGCCGACGGCGATCTGGAGTACCTGGGCCGCATCGACCATCAGGTGAAGGTGCGCGGGTTCCGGATCGAACTCGGCGAGATCGAGGCCGTGCTCGACGCCCACCCCGGCGTCGAGCAGTCGGTGGTGCTGGCCCGGGAGGACAGCGGCGGAACCGTCGCGCTGGTCGCGTATTTCACGCCCCGCGACCTGTCGGCCGACGAGGATGCCGTGGCCGCCGAACAGGATCAGGTCTCCGACTGGGAGGTGGTGTTCGACAGCACCTACGGGCAGCACCGCGACGATATCGAGTCCGATTTCAATATCACCGGCTGGAACAGCTCCTACACCAATGCCGCCATCCCGGACGAGCACATGCGCGAGTGGGTGGACTCCACCGTCGAGGCGGTGCGCGCGCTGCGCCCGCGCCGCGTGCTCGAAATCGGTTGCGGCACCGGCCTGCTGCTGTCCCGCCTGGCGCCGGACACGGAACGCTACGACGCCACCGACATGTCCTCGACCGCGCTGGCCCATGTCCGCGAGAACATCGCCGCGGGCCTGTCGCAGGTGCGGCTGTTCCAGGGCGCCGCCGATCAACTGCCCGAGGACCTGACCGGACCCTACGACGTCATCCTGATCAACTCGGTGGTGCAGTACTTCCCGAGCGCCGACTACCTGACCCGGGTGCTGGAGGAGGCCGCCGACCTGCTCGGCCCCGACGGCGTGCTCTACGTCGGCGACGTGCGCGACCTGGACCTGCTGCGGGCGTTCCACACCACCGTCGAGATGGCGGCGGCCCCGGCCGCCGGAGCCGCCGAACTGGCCCCCGCCGTCACCGCGGCCTGCGACCGCGACGCCGAATTGCTGCTGGCCCCACAGTATTTCGCCGATATCGCGGCGAATCACCCGAACCTGTCGGGCGCGCGGATCCGGCTGCGGCGCGGCGCGCACCTCAACGAGATGTCGCGGTTCCGCTACGACGCCGTGCTCTACGCGGGCGGCCCGCAGCGGCCGGTGCTGGCCCGGGTCCTGGACCCGGCCACCTCGCCCGCGGCGCTGGCCGACCTGCTCGCCCGCGAGGAGCCGGAGGCCGTCGTGGTCCCGGATGTGGCCGACGCCCGCATCTCCGGCCCGCTGGCCGTGGCCGCCGCCGTGGCCAAGGGGCGCGCCAATGCCGCGGAACTGCGTGCGGCGCTGGCCGATTCGGACGGCGCCAACCCCGAGACCTATCTCGCGCTGGCGGAACGGTCCCCGTACCGGATCGAGGCGATCCGCCGCCCGGCCGGGCGCTTCGACGTGATCGCCACCCGCTGGGACGTGCCGCTCGCGGCCGCCCCCTCCCGGCCCGTGACCTGGCGCGGCGGCCCGGTGACCTCGGACCCGTTGCGGGTCAAGGCCCGCGACGATCTGGCCGTGGCGGTGCGCGCCCACCTGGCGCGGCGGCTGCCGCAGCACATGGTGCCCGCCGGGGTGATGGTGCTGGACCGATTCCCGCTGACCACCAACGGGAAACTGGACCGCCGCGCCCTGCCCGCCCCGGTGCTGCGCCGCAACCCGGTGTCCTACGAGCCGCCGAGAACGCCGCTGGAGCAACGGATCTCGGCCGTCTTCGCGCAGGTGCTGGGCGTGCCGCGGGTGGGTCGCGAGGACAACTTCTTCGACCTGGGCGGGCATTCGCTGCTCGCCGCGCAGCTGGTGCTGCGGCTGAAGGAGACCTTCGACGAGGACATCCCGCTCGGCTCGCTGTTCGCCCGGCCCACCGTGGAGGGCGTGGCGGCGCTGCTGAGCGGCGACACCGCCGCCGGGGAGGTCGTCGACTACGAGGCCGAGGTGCGGGCGATCACCGCCCGCTGGCCCGTCGGTCCGTGGCCGCTGCCCGCGCACGCGCCGACCGGCGCGGTGCTGCTCACCGGCGCGACCGGCTTCGTGGGCGCGTTCCTGCTGCGAGAGCTGCTGAGCCGCACCGACCTTCGGGTGCACTGCCTGGTGCGCGCCGACAGCCGGGCCGCGGCGCTGCGGCGGTTGACGGCGGCGTTCGACGACTACGAGCTGCCGCACGACGGGCTGGACCGGGTCGTCCCGGTGCTCGGCGATCTGGCCGAACCGCGACTGGGCCTGAGCGAGAAGGAGTTCCTGCTGCTGGGCCGCAGCGTGGACGCGATCTACCACAACGGCGCGCACGTGAACTTCGCGCTGCCCTACCGGGTGCTGGAGGCGGCCAATATCACCGGCACCGAGCTGCTGCTCGACCTGGCCCGAAGTGCCGGTGTGCCACTGCATTTCGTGTCCTCGCTGTATGTGCTCGGACCGGGCGACGGGGCCGACGGCCGGGTCGGGAAGCCCGCCCCGCCGCGCGACCCCTCGCAGCTGGCGCTGGGCTATCTGCAAACCAAGTGGGTGGCCGAGCGGCTGGTGTGCGAGGCGGGCGAGCGCGGGCTGCCGGTCGGCGTGTACCGGCTCGGCCGCATCGGTGGCGACAGCGCCACCGGGGCGTGCCAGACCAGCGACTTCTTCTGGCTGCTGGTCAAGGCCAGCCAGGAGGTGGGCCTGGCCCCGGACGTCGACTTCACCGTCGACCTCGCCCCCGCCGACTTCGCCGCCGCCGCGATCGTCGAACTGGCCCGAAACACCGGACCGGGCACGCACATTCACCACGTGCGCAACCCGGCGCCGGGCGCCTTCGCCGACGCCGTCGCCTGGATTCGGGAGGGCGGCTGGGAGATTCGCCTCGCCGGTATCCCCGAGTGGCGCGACGCCGTCGCCGCGCACGCCGCCACCGCGGGCCCGGAGTCGGCCGCCTACCGGGTGCTGAGCCTGCTCGGCGGCGGCGACGGGCTCGCTCCCGCACTGAGTTTCGACGTCGACCCGGCGATCGAGCGGGCCGGGGTGGCCTGCCCGCCGGTGTCGCGCGAGCTGTTCGTCCGCTACCTGGACTACTTCCGCAAGATCGGTTTTCTTGCGCCGCCGTCACGACAGGAGGTCGGAGTATGACCGCGACGTTACCCACTGCACCGGCGGTGCAGTACGAGACCATGATCCACGCGCTGCGCACGCACGCCGAGCGCCGCCCCGACGCGATCGCCTACAGCTTCGTCAACTACCCGGATCCGCAGGACCCGCACGGCGAGACCACCTCGCTGACCTTCCACGAAATGGACCGCGCCGCACGGGCGTTCGCGGCCACCCTGCAACCCATCGCGGAGCCGGGGGAGCGGGCGGTGCTGCTGCTGCCGCCCGGACTGGACTACGTGAAGGCGTTCTTCGGCTGCCTGTACGCGGGCATCATCGCGGTGCCGCTGTTCCCGCCCAGCACTCACAACGCCAACGGCCGACTCGACGCGGTGTGCACCGACGCCGACCCGGCCTGCCTCATCACCACCGACGACGACATGGCTCGGGTGACGAGCTGGCTGGACGCCTCGCCGACCGACTCCACCCGGCTGATCGTGAGCACCGGCGAGGTCGACGACGCCTTCGCCGCCACCTGGGACTGGCCCGACGTCGACCCGGAACAGTCGGCGCTGCTGCAATATACGTCCGGCTCCACCCGCACCCCCGCGGGCGTGATGGTGCCGCACCGCGGCCTGCTGGCCAACGGCCGCCAGGTGTACGACACGCTGGGCCGGGTCGGGCTCGGCAAGGACGACGACCTGGCCTTCGTGAGCTGGCTGCCGCTGTTCCACGACATGGGCCTGATGGTCGGCGTCGTGCTGCCGATCATCGCCGGGCACCAGGTGGTGCAGCTGTCCGCGTCGTCGTTCCTGCGCCGCCCGGAGCGCTGGTTGCAGGCCATCAGCGACGCGCCGCAGCAAACCTTCGCCGCCGCACCGAATCTCGGCTACGAGCTGTGCGCCGAGCGGATCACCGCCGACCAGCGCGCCCGCCTGGATCTGAGCCGCTGGCGCTACGGGCTGGCCGGTGCGGAGCCGGTGCGGGTCGCCACCGTGCACAAGTTCCGCGAGGCGTTCGCGCCGTGCGGGCTGTCGGAGTCGACGCTGTGCGCCGGGTACGGGCTGGCCGAGTCGACGCTCATCGTCTCGGTGAACTGGGAGACCCGCGGCGGCATCCGGATCCTCACCGTGGACCGCGAGGAGCTGGCGAAAGGTGTGGTGGCCGTGACCGATAGCGATGGTGCCGAGGTCGTCGGCGCGGGCTCGGCCGTGCCCGGCACCACGATCGCCATCGTGGACCCCGAGACCCGGGAACTGCTGCCGGAGGGCCGCCTCGGCGAGGTGTGGGTCACCGGCCCGGCCATCGCCAACGGCTACTACAA encodes:
- a CDS encoding non-ribosomal peptide synthetase, whose translation is MPELSDIRGSRRELLRRWAAGRAERSGIPRRPDPAAAVPLSAAQQRIWFLEQLFPGRATYTMPLALRLFGPLDVAAVRDALAVVVARHEALRTTIELRDGLPVQVVGEAGPVRFTVVEPEELDPERREADALDRVDRFCRTVFDLSGPLFEVLLVRLSADEALFAIAMHHIVSDGWSLGVFATELMAAYGADGASALPELAVQYADYAEWLRTRAGRDEFDGDLDYWRDVLGDEPPLVTFHPDRPRALQPESRGARLTFTIPAEISTGLRRLAGEVRRNDRPATLFVALMAGFKALLRYYTGAEDITVGTPIANRTRPEVEPLIGFFVNALALRTDLSGAPTFRELLAREQGVVFDAFDHQEVPFDLVVEHVRPDRELSHSPLFRTALVLQNTALPELSVSGIRAEYLEVHSATAKFDVLVQLRPVGDEIVGAIEYDTDLYDEATAAGLARHFVALLGAAVQRPDIPLAELDFLEDEERERAIAAALPGDDIDAPNATLHELFRAQAARTPDAVAVTFGDEHTSYGELVAAASDLARVLRGRGIGLGDFVGIHLERSADVVVAILAVLEAGAAYVPLDPMNPGERISFMISDSGARLVITQESLAGALGAEDGPELLVVDGEVPAKSTPGPREEGTPGPKEEGAPGAAEGGSSVGPQDPCYVIYTSGSTGVPKGVVIEHRNVVRLFSGTRRWFDFGAGDVWTMFHSYSFDFAVWEMWGGLLHGGRVVVVPSEISRAAEDFAELVVREGVTVLNQTPSAFLQLIPALAGARGDELALRWVVFGGEALDLPSLRPWFQRHGDRARLINMYGITETTVHVTYREVTAADVDSAAGSLIGVPLPDLGVLILDPAGRPVPDGVAGEMFVSGAGVGRGYLNRDELTAQRFVRHPLLGERRLYRTGDLARRRADGDLEYLGRIDHQVKVRGFRIELGEIEAVLDAHPGVEQSVVLAREDSGGTVALVAYFTPRDLSADEDAVAAEQDQVSDWEVVFDSTYGQHRDDIESDFNITGWNSSYTNAAIPDEHMREWVDSTVEAVRALRPRRVLEIGCGTGLLLSRLAPDTERYDATDMSSTALAHVRENIAAGLSQVRLFQGAADQLPEDLTGPYDVILINSVVQYFPSADYLTRVLEEAADLLGPDGVLYVGDVRDLDLLRAFHTTVEMAAAPAAGAAELAPAVTAACDRDAELLLAPQYFADIAANHPNLSGARIRLRRGAHLNEMSRFRYDAVLYAGGPQRPVLARVLDPATSPAALADLLAREEPEAVVVPDVADARISGPLAVAAAVAKGRANAAELRAALADSDGANPETYLALAERSPYRIEAIRRPAGRFDVIATRWDVPLAAAPSRPVTWRGGPVTSDPLRVKARDDLAVAVRAHLARRLPQHMVPAGVMVLDRFPLTTNGKLDRRALPAPVLRRNPVSYEPPRTPLEQRISAVFAQVLGVPRVGREDNFFDLGGHSLLAAQLVLRLKETFDEDIPLGSLFARPTVEGVAALLSGDTAAGEVVDYEAEVRAITARWPVGPWPLPAHAPTGAVLLTGATGFVGAFLLRELLSRTDLRVHCLVRADSRAAALRRLTAAFDDYELPHDGLDRVVPVLGDLAEPRLGLSEKEFLLLGRSVDAIYHNGAHVNFALPYRVLEAANITGTELLLDLARSAGVPLHFVSSLYVLGPGDGADGRVGKPAPPRDPSQLALGYLQTKWVAERLVCEAGERGLPVGVYRLGRIGGDSATGACQTSDFFWLLVKASQEVGLAPDVDFTVDLAPADFAAAAIVELARNTGPGTHIHHVRNPAPGAFADAVAWIREGGWEIRLAGIPEWRDAVAAHAATAGPESAAYRVLSLLGGGDGLAPALSFDVDPAIERAGVACPPVSRELFVRYLDYFRKIGFLAPPSRQEVGV
- a CDS encoding fatty acyl-AMP ligase, translating into MTATLPTAPAVQYETMIHALRTHAERRPDAIAYSFVNYPDPQDPHGETTSLTFHEMDRAARAFAATLQPIAEPGERAVLLLPPGLDYVKAFFGCLYAGIIAVPLFPPSTHNANGRLDAVCTDADPACLITTDDDMARVTSWLDASPTDSTRLIVSTGEVDDAFAATWDWPDVDPEQSALLQYTSGSTRTPAGVMVPHRGLLANGRQVYDTLGRVGLGKDDDLAFVSWLPLFHDMGLMVGVVLPIIAGHQVVQLSASSFLRRPERWLQAISDAPQQTFAAAPNLGYELCAERITADQRARLDLSRWRYGLAGAEPVRVATVHKFREAFAPCGLSESTLCAGYGLAESTLIVSVNWETRGGIRILTVDREELAKGVVAVTDSDGAEVVGAGSAVPGTTIAIVDPETRELLPEGRLGEVWVTGPAIANGYYNRPEETEAAFRARLSPPDGTHYLRTGDIGFLHDGELYLTTRLKDLIIVDGRNFYPPDLEDTAEQAHALVLPGRCSAFAVTEGDREKIVVLVEARLQVGTEEGAATAAELRKAVRQAIFDVHEVGVHEVVLVAPGAIPRTSSGKIQRSASRQAYLDQSLRVLRAK